The DNA sequence GCACCAGGTCGTCCACCGCTTCCGCGAAGTGGAACGCCAGCTCCTCGCTGACATCGCGCTCCACACTGCCGAGACGCAGCATTGGCCTCATGCACGTTCCTCGATCTGTCGATGAACCGCCGCATCACTCACGTACTGGCAATCTCCGCCGGCGCGTGCAGCACCTTCGAGACGGCTTCCGCGTACCGCTTCCACGCACTCGCCTTCCGCTCCAGCTGGTCCCGGCCACGTGCCGTCAGCGTGTAGTACTTCGCACGCCGGTTGGACTCGGACAGCCCCCACTCCGCCGCAACCCAGCCGCGTCGCTCGATCCGGTGCAGTGCGGCGTACAGGGCGCCGTCCTCGATCTCCAGCACGCCGTCCG is a window from the Longimicrobiales bacterium genome containing:
- a CDS encoding PadR family transcriptional regulator — translated: MRDEDLNLLQGTLDLLVLKALIFGARHGYAVARWVRDATDGVLEIEDGALYAALHRIERRGWVAAEWGLSESNRRAKYYTLTARGRDQLERKASAWKRYAEAVSKVLHAPAEIAST